TGGCACGCTCAGATGTCTCTATACTTGTATTGAACTTTCATAATTACCCCTCACAGTTCAACAACAGCCTAGAAATAAATATCTCCattgaaaattgattttttcaaaacattgGCTTTTACTCTCTATTTATATTTGTTCATATCAATAGAAAGTCTGGTCTATTTTGATGTGACGCCAGTCAGCCAGAACAATAGATAAGAAGTTATGCAATTTTCTCTTTTGGGCTTACATTATATTAAATTCTAGTTAAGTTTGTCATGCTACAAACTGCATTGCCTGGCGCCTTTGTTGTAAAATCAATAACATAATCTTTTGATACACGTTATAGGTATTAATAGCAGACCACCATGTAATCTTTCACGTCTCTGCATGTTTCCTTCAGATGTCTTCAGTTTTGTGatatttttattctaaaacatTTGACCGTAGACTGACCAGAGTTTGTGTCacttattatacattatacatttcTTACCTACTATCGTTAATCAAGCTAGGTAAAATCtcccaaaactgaaaaactacCCAATTGAGTACATTCATCCTTTGACTTGATAAGGGGAATCTAACAACAAACTTAAATTACATGTACGAGCGAGTCTTAGGGCAAATTTAGGCCTTGAAATAggtaaaaaatttgaaatactaGCATGCTAGCCTACATAACTAACCTAAAGTAAAAAAAGTACTGAAATAAAAACAAGTGACTATAACAATTATTGTGAGTTACAATCACTCATGCAGCATATTTTAACAGAATTTGCTTTCCGTATCCAGCTCAGAATCTATGAAGTAAATATAGCCTGTGatcaatttatttaattttgttgaTCTATAAAAATTGATTCAATCTCGCATGCTCATCTTTTTGAATAaagtaataaattaaaaacttgcGAATAAATGTCTAACATGtaaattcaatattgatgaaattatttgtcATTAGTTTCCAAAGGTACATTGGTAATTGGTTAATGAAGAAGACATACAAGTTCTaaggtattattttacataTGGTGGAAGTATGTTAGTAATAAGTCAGAGTCAGTGGTAGCTCATCAATCAAAAGTCATAAATACATGATGTACAATATATCTGTATGTGTATCGGTATACGTATTTAAAGGAGCTTTTTATCAGTCACTAATTTCTTATTCTCAGCTTTAATCTCAATTCGTTTAACTAAATGAATAAGGCAAGTCTAATAATTAACTGTcttaaattaaatttcaaaattaCGATTGACTCAAATTCACACATTAGCTACGGATATGGTTATTATGGAGCTTCTACAAATATGCAATCAAAAGGTGAGGTCTGAGCTACTGCTAAATTGTTTTGCCTTATCTTTTAAAAGAATTGCATGTTTAATCTTTAAAAAGACTTTGTAGAAAGGTAAGTCTTGGAAAACATGACAGTATTAAAGTCATTTAAAGACCTCGAGAGCTCAAAATTTTCCTCTATAATAAGTTGAGACAACCTTTAGTAGCTGAGATCCCTGTGtggagtgtgtgtgtgtgtgtgcgtgtgtgcgtgtgtgtgcgtgcgtgcgcgcgcgtgcgtgggtgtgcgtgtgtgtgcatgtgtttgtgtgtgttgcATGTGGCGTGTATAGTGATTTGTGGTGCATGTAGTGTGTGGTGTGTGAGCGGTATGTGCACGGTGTGTGCCCGTATGAGCGCGGTTTGTGCGGGGTGTGTTCGCAGTGTGTGTGCGGTGTGTGAAATGTTTGTTTGTGCTGTGTATGTGTAAGTTGGATCATAGGTGTGTCATTGCGTAAGTGCGTCACTGTGTCGGTTAATCGGTGTGTCAGGTGTGGCGTTATGTTGATATAAAAAAACACCttgtaaacagtggcaggtgatgtagttgtcattgactaacttgagtaagctagtatagcTATTGCTAAAATTATTAATGAGAGCCTTGAGAGCAAGCTTCAGTGATGATGAGTAACAGAGTCCTTATGAGCATTTTAACACGGGTAATGATTTCTTGCTCCTCAGTCAATAGGATCTTGTGCGGTTTAATGGGTCGGCTTGTCGCTTTGTAAAGTAGAAGTTTTGAAATCAGGTGTTTGGCATAATAAAGTTTTCATTGCTAGAATTTAGTTATTATAATTGAACATAGGGCACACCAAAAGAAAAAACACATAAACTGAGACATATGTATTTTGAAGATTATTACCAAtataatcattatattttttccGCACTTATTTTAATATTGGTTAATTAAAAATTCAGaagtcaaaacaaaaaaaattcacaGTAAAACTTTCCAATATTGACCGTGTCACTTTGTCAAAAAACCTGGTCATATGACTTACGACATCGACTCCCACCATTAGCCAATGTAATAACACAAGGCAAGAGTACTTTTGTCTACCGTTATTTAAATACGTTCTTTTCCATACTGCTCCCATGATATGTTGtcatagcaaatattttatattgttagCTCAAGTAATTACAACTCAATCAAAACAGATTCTTGAAATATTTACATGCGTCACATTTGTTTATGAGTGATGGTTATATAACTACATTACTTTATTCGTATTTATGCTAGCACAAATTGTCTTTTACGTGAATTAAACAATTCAAAAATTGTAGTAACTGCAGGAGTGCTTATAAGAGACAGCAAGTAAAGTTTTGGGCTATACCAAATCATTGCAGTAACCCATGTAGGTAATACAAAGTTTGTGTTTTTGTATCATGATGTTCACAAAGGATTGTATCCTCCGTCTAGTGTGTTGCATTATTGTGAGCAAAACAAGcccatttatttatatttcacGTTCATAATTTAGTGCTTATAATCTTTGTAATGAGCTCTAAGAAGTATCATATTGTTATCTAGTGCTGTTTATTTAGGCATAAATGactaaaaatgataaaagccTGTATGACAATCTATTGTGTACACGCTCACTCGCAAGCTCAACAAAATTTATGAAGAACCCTACACAACTTCTTATAGACATTATTGCCAATGCTAGAGAAAGAGCTATATATTTAGTCCTAGTTGTATTTACTGTAGAGATCAAACAAGGACGAGTATACGTCACTGGTTATGCTTGTGATCCAAATCAAACAAGATTatataaatcaaataaaacagaaGCTCAATTATTAATCTTGATTAAACTTCTTAATCTCAGTAAAACTCAAgtctaaacatattttacaaaTACTCACACTGTAATCTGGTTCATCGTGTTGATAGAGACCTGGGGGAATTAATAATACAAGGTGAAACAGAAACTGGATATTGGGTTATTCTATTCCCGCTGGTATTGTTGTGGTTTTATGTTCCactatttttgttttctcactCATTGGTTCAATCATCAGCAGAAGctaaaaactacaagtttactTGCTGGCAGACTGAATGGCACTATTTCATTATCAACAGCATCATAAAATATTAATGTCAGCAATCAAATATAATCTTATATTTTGGTTAACAAAAgccatttattaaataaaatttatttattattgataaGTGCTTGTAATATAAAATTAGCTTTTACCAGCACTGAGAGCTCAGAACCTATTCATGAGTCGTCCTGTGTGGGGTTTATAGAAACATTAAAAAGCACGAATAAGTTAATTTTaggatattatttatatagattatggAATTACGAAATTATTAATTACTAGCAAATTCATGTCTGTCTCGAGTATTTCATGCTGACTTTGTCAAATATACAATTAACTTCCTTGATGGTTATATTATTTTACggtattgttttacaaaatgctTTCTTGCAAAGCTTTACTCTATGTTGAAAatgtttgatatattttggCCACTGTGCGTTTTATTTATTAGGCTTTACATAGAAGACATGAAGTTCATACAGATCTGTATATTACTTCTTCTCACCTTTATCGGCATTTCTCTCGTGGTAAGTAAATCAAGTATTTACTATTCCTCCTCCGAATTAAAAAAAGTAACAGCAGAGACAGTAGTTCATGTTTTATATGCTACCTCAAGCAGAATAccactacagtcatacctctacatacgagtgTCCAAACATGCCacaaacttgagatacgagctggCATTTCAACAAGTTTCTTTCTTGAGATCTGAGTCATATTTAAAATACGAGTTGGTTGTTGATGGCCTCTATACGGCTAAGTCTGTAagaggttgcctttaaactagCATCActttgtttttagctttaatGGTGTGTGAAAAAAGTTTGCTAACGCAAAGCGAAACGCGGCTAACCGGAAAAAcatagtaaaatataaaattacaaacataaattaagtttgttgaaaaattgaaaattaactTTAAGTTTGGGTTTAGTTAGCTAAACTTGTTAACgctaaattcaatttttttattatttacaactaCTTACACACCTTAATCTTACAACTACAGTCATATGTCTTAATACGTCTTTATATGTCATACGAGCTTAATACGTTCTGAGACTAACCTCTTATGTCACTTTACTTTTACATTAAAGCTATATtctctatataaaatatataagtaCAAATTAATAAATTAGCATGCTGTAGAAAATTACGtaaaatctgtaaaaaaaaGTTCAACTCGCAACTTCCAGTTCTGCTGACAGGCCTTTATCCAATAAACTACGCTATTCAAATGGCTATATCATAGAATGAATTGGGTGCATATGTAGTATACATGCAATTTTTAATGCTTTACACTCAACGATGAAACTGAAATACTCAAAACGTAAAAAAAAATTGGGCCCATACATAAAAAAGATTTGATAAAATCATGATTAATCAAGCTTAAAAGTCATGGTTAAGCAAATTAGATGTGCAACAAAACTATTGCAATCAATTTAAATCTGTCATAAGCACAGTAGTTTGTACAGTATAaaacacataaatatatacacgtAATGCAGTAAACTtaacactttcatttaaaagttagaatggtaaatgttgtatatgttgattaaaaatatattttcatcgctaaaatatttgcattgctCCAGCAACGCCCTGAATTCAATTAGTCATGAAACTTTAAGGATACGTTAACAAAAATTGAAACACAAACATTTACATATGCGAACTGACTGATTTTTCCCGATATATTATCGATGGTAATCCACTCACAATCTTACAAATTAAATATTGCCTATCAATTACTTAATGATGCTTTTTAAACAATTCGTGATTTTTTGTAGGATTTAAATATATCATAGAATGCTGTGCATGAAAGACGACAAGCTCAAGAAAACTATATTAACTCAGGAATCATTGTTTAAACGCGCTCAGCTTCAAAACAAGATTTATAATGCTTTTAGTACATTCATTTATTATGGTGGTAAGGATAAAATAACTAGATTTGGATTAAAAAACCTATAGATGTGGTAGACCAAGTACATTCATATAGTAATTTCAATAGTAGGTTTGAGCTACAAAAACAGGGATCAAAGGTGATTATAAAACTAGAGCTGTGTTTTTTCTGTAAAAGGGCTGACAACTGTGTCTTACTTTTCAGTGGAGGAGCTGCCATTTGCTATCCTAAATGTCAGTAACCATAATACTATGAATCATTTAGTTGTGAGCCTTGATTTTAAAGATGCTTAAATAATTTTCAGTCAAGCAGAAAAGTAAATTTGGGAGCCTATAAAAAAGAACCTGAAGGAGCTCTTGCAGAAGTCAGCAATGAGACAGCAGCTGTCAGTGTGATAGACTGCATTATtcagtgtgtgtctgttctTGAAGATAACTGCTACTCTTTTGATTTTGATAAACGGACAAGAGTCTGTAAAATGTCTCAACTTCCTGCAGTTGAAAATAATGGAACTAGTAGCTGTTCTTCTTCTGTTTATAGTGGTAAGTAGAATATTTTagttactctattacatgtgaactactctattacatgtgaattactctattacatgtgaattactctattacatgtgaactactctattacatgtgaactattctactacatgtgaattactctattacatgtgaattactcaaTTACaagtgaattactctattacaggTGAACTACTCTATTACAaatgaattactctattacatgagaactactctattacatgtgaattactctattacaagtgaattactctattacatgtgaactactctattacatgtgaattactctattacatgtgaactactctattacatgtgaattactctattacatgttaattactatattacatgtgaattactatattacatatgaataactctattacaagtgaattactctattacatgtgaattactctattacatgtgaattactctattacatgtgaattactctaatACATGTGAACTACTCTATTACaagtgaattactctattacatgtgaactactctattacatgtgaattactctattacaagTGAATTACTTTATTACATGTGAACTACTCTATTACaagtgaattactctattacaagtgaattactctattacatgtgaactactctattacatgtgaggtactctattacatgttaattactctattacatgtgaattactctattacaagTGAATTACTTTATTACATGTGaactactctattacatgtgaattattctattacaagtgaattactctattacatgtgaactactctattacatgtgagttactctattacatgttaattactctattacatgtgaattactctattacatgtgaactaCTCTATtgcatgtgaattactctattacatgtgaactaCTCTAAtgcatgtgaattactctattacatgtgaactactctattacatgtgaactactctattacatgtgaactactctattacatgtgaattactctattacatgtgaactaCTATATtgcatgtgaattactctattacatatgaattactctattacatataaattactctattacaagtgaattactctattacatgtgaactactctattacatgtgaggtactctattacatgtgaattactctattacatgtgaattactctattacaagTGAATTACTTTATTACATGTGaactactctattacatgtgaattattctattacaagtgaattactctattacatgtgaactactctattacatgtgtgttactctattacatgttaattactctattacatgtgaattactctattacatgtgaactaCTCTATtgcatgtgaattactctattacatgtgaactaCTCTAAtgcatgtgaattactctattacatgtgaactactctattacatgtgaagtactctattacatgtgaactactctattacatgtgaattactatattacaagtgaattactctattacatgtgaactactctattacatgtgaactactctattacatgtgaactactctattacatgtgaattactctattacatgtgaactaCTCTATtgcatgtgaattactctattacatatgaattactctattacgtataaattactctattacatgtgaattactcaattacatgtgaattactctattacaagtgaattactctattacatgtgaactattctactacatgtgaattactctattacatgtgaattactctattacaagtgaattactctattacatgtgaactaCTCTATTACAaatgaattactctattacatgtgaactactctattacatgtgaattactctattacaagtgaattactctattacatgtgaactactctattacatgtgaattactctattacaagtgaattactctattacaggTGAACTACTCTATTACATGGGAATTACTCTATCACATGTGaactactctattacatgtgaattactctattacatgtgaactaCTCTATtgcatgtgaattactctattacatatgaataactctattacaagtgaattactctattacatgtgaattactctattacatgtgaattactctattacatgtgaactaCTCTATTACaagtgaattactctattacatgtgaactactctattacatgtgaattactctattacatgtgaattactttaTTACATATGaactactctattacatgtgaattactctattacaagtgaattactctattacatgtgatttactctattacatgtgaattactctattacatgtgaattactctattacatgtgaattaatCTATTACATATGaactactctattacatgtgaattactctattacatgtgagctactctattacatgtgtattactctattacatgtgaactaCTCTATtgcatgtgaattactctattacatgttaattactatattacatgtgaattactatattacatgtgaactactctattacatgtgaactactctattacatgtgatttactctattacatgtgaatcaCTTTATTACGTATGAACTActttattacatgtgaattactccaTTACATATGgtttactctattacatgtaagttactctattacatgataattactctattacatgtgaattaatCTATTACATATGAATTACTCttttacatgtgaattactctattacatgtgaattactcaaTTACATGTGAATTTCTCTATTACatatgaattactctattacatgtgaattactctattatcTGTGAAATTCTATATTACATGTGAATCACTTTATTACATGTCAGTTACTCTTTTACATGTGAATCACTCTATTACATATCAATTACTCAATTTCATGTGAATTAATCTTTTACATGTGAGTTACTCTactacatgtgaattactctattacatgtgaattactctattacatgttgATTATGCTATTTTCATACTATTTAAATAAGTGAAAACAATTGAGCAATTCATGGAAACCAACAgacattattttttcaaataatttttgattcgATGTGACCAACTTTGTTTTGACATAGTCAGTTTAGTCATCAGAGTTCTGctcaaataaatatgcattaaaacCTTAAGTTttcaattataattttttgttgaaagaCTCTGTTATAAATTATTAACTGTGAGTTTATCACCAGTTTTTTTGTGAATATGGCTTTTGATtcaacaattttaatttgaCCTAGCCATGGGAGTCATTTACTAAGTATACTGTTTTGTAAGTCATCTGCATTGGCTGACAACGTTGCAATCATGCAATGAATCTACTCATTTTTGCTGAGAAACTGTTATACTTTCAGATAACCACAGTACTAAATCAGTTAGAATGTTTTAACTCTTTTGTATTTGAGAGGAGCAAAATAAAATGCTGTGCAAGTTGAATGTTGTATAAGTAGGTTTGGCAACTACCATTAAAGATTTTGCGGCTGTTTTTCGTATCTACGAAAAGCCACCCAACAAATGGAGTCATTGCCTGGTGGTGACTTATGGCAGTTACTGCCACTGATGTcatatttacataaataaaagtattagatgttttatattgatatattgaatCAAATATTCTGATTATCCCAGAATCAGAACAGTTTATTCCGTGTTCTTAAAATGACCTTAACCTTTTGTTTCATGAGCAgcctatagatataaatttggCATACcgaattttttaaagcattttggtTCATGCTTGGAAATTCACAAAATCTGTTAGTTTGGTTGAATTATAAATAAAGCTGCCACCAGTCAACACAAGTGAACATTTTTCGAACATTGAATAGTTTTATTTAGATATGCCGTGTTATTCACCTCTAGATATTGATGAATGTCAAGAAGATAATGAAGTGTGTGGTGAGGCACTTTGTGTAAACACTAGAGGAAGTTTCTTCTGTCACTGTGGTAACCTCAGTTTAACCAGCATGGTGGAGTTAGTACAGACATTCAGAAGTATGTATGTAACTACACAGTCTACTTACTGCTACTGGTTGAGTTTTTAGATTGGcttgataaataaattgaaaataaatataattgctttctaaatttgaagatatatctgtttagaaaatttaaacataaaatccatattaacaaacccgatacccaaaaaacccgtaggcaaaaaAATGCCCGAGcttagcactactagctacccgatactcgaaaaacccgaacagaagggggccGGTCTAAACCcattgaccaagaagtactcgtgtcCAGCACTAATCTACACGTACTTACTGCTAATGGTTAAATCTTTAGATTGGCTTGCAGTACATGATTTTATTATGTGATGGTATACAATATTTCAACTAGCATTCATCACAGTCTAACAGTAGCAACAGAAGTTAACCTGCGAGTGGTCAACTGTTTGCAGAAATTACTGCAAAACTGATACTTCTAGTAAAGCATTTAAAGTATGTGATAATACTTGTAATAAGCTCAAGTGTACACTAGAAAAGAAGCTAATTATTCAAGAATCTGAGAACTTTGAAGTTTAGATTTTACAAAGTTTCTCTACAAAGTTACCAGATTTGTGGAAAATCTtgtgcttttaaagttttttttaataaaaaaatcaaaatataaaataaaatttttgctttggAGTATGTTTATGCGGATTAATGAAACACTATGTTACAGTCATACAAGTTTAAGATACTCTAAGCCCAAAACTCTTGATTCATTATCTCCAAAAGAGGCATTTTGGTAGAGTTGTGGTACATACATTTCAGGCTATTTTTTGTCGCTGTTGGTCTATAAGTGTTAAATAGTTATACAGCTGTGTTTATTCCTCTGCAGCTAAAGATACGTACATAAATTATGACATGTACTTTTTGTGCACAGGTGATGTAACTGCCTCCATTTCATCACAATATTATGGAGATTATGAATATGGTCCTCACATTGCCGTGGATGGCAACAAAGGCATCAGTTGGGACAACCTCGCTGTATCTCTGATTGAACATTCTCCATGGATTCAACTTGACTTTACCATTGCTCATTGCATTCACTCTGTGAAAATTTATGATCAAGCCATGAATGATGAGTCAGGTAGCTATAAATCAGCGCTCATGTAACTATAATTGAGCTTTCAGGAGGCTATGACAGAGACACTTTGTCTCTACGGAGACAGATTGGATATGTCTATTGAAATAGATTTCTTTAACATCAATCTGGTCTTTTTATTTCATCAGCCAAAGACAATTTGCTCACACAGAAGTCGTATACATTCCAAGGCTTCAGTAGACTACCTCAACCATGTTTCTTTAGCACACGGTTCCTTCTTTGTAAAACAAGTTGTGATAGTTTAATTTGAGTTATTACTATACCTTTTTTATATTGTTGTGGTGCAAACCAACATATACagtttttctattttgattCAAAATCCAGCTAAAGTGAAAAGCTGTCAGTCTGCTAGAAAATGACCATTTACCACCTTTGTAAAAATAGAGCCTATGGTTAAGATCAAAAAACTTACAAAGCATTCACTACccattattaacaaaataattcCTTAAAAACCTGATTTTAAAGTATTTTAGAAAGATTTTACCATTCTCTCAAATAAATAGAGATAAGATTTTGTGGTAATTTAATGTTGACATAGTGGTAGGGAGAGGTGATCTTTATTGAGAAATGTCATGAGCTTTGGAGTAAAAGCAAACAGGGACACGTTATTTTTACttactttaaaattttgcaCTTTTCATTGCATTTTCTTGTTGTTTATGTTGGTTCCTAGAGATGTAGCagaaaaaatatgtacaaaagaATGACaggttttttttagttttttttaattatatagtATGGTCATATTTATCTAAAATACTTTCAATTTTAATtacttttcatactcaaaatacACAATTACGATTGTCAAATTaccaataaacaatattattgttgttaattattttatgttgaAACGCATGTCTGACTTTTAGAGTTTaaattaaactaaataaatattaaccAAACCTACATTAAAAATGGACTTATTTTGAAATCATTCTGACTAAAGAAAATAAGcataaaatgataataataataaaacaaaagtcAGGGAAggagaaaaaaagataagtgatAACTAAAATCATAAAAGAGTACGAAAAGCCAAAGTTTTTTATCTTTGCCACGCTTTGGTAACTTTGAAAAGAAGTGAGTTTATGAACATTTACAGATATTGAGTTAATgtctataataaaatataattatgtaatttaaacatttatctaaaaaatggtttaaaatcCTAATATATGAACACATACAGATGGTGAATTAATGTATTTGATTTTCTTTTAGATTGAATAACTTAGCTTATTtagcattttaaaattgttcaaatatttcttttactttcaatattttcattttttaaaagaatGGTTTTGTTATAAACCTGTTAGGTGTAGAAATAACTATTTGCTCAGATTTCTGTCACATTGCCAAAGGTATGTAGGTCATAGTAATAATTAACAGAAAAGGGTTAAGTTTACTTGCTAGAAGTAACTCTAATTGATTTGAgctcaataaaaaaatattttgaagaatCTTTTGGCCAACCTAAAAAGTTGATTACTTTGCTGGTGCAAATATGAAATGTAATTCTTGTCCAATACTTCAAACAGCATACTTCAAAGTGAGAGAAAATAAGTGGCTTGGGATGGAAatgattttagaaaaaaagtttagtttagttcaaataaaaacagtttagatTAGTTTAAAAAAGTAGTTTATAATTCAGACatgcttttaaaaatgtttctttCATCCTTTTATTGTCATTCTTTCATCAGTTTTGACTTACTATTTTGAAATGCTTTCAAGCATAATGTAACATAATCATTCCAGCTCTTAAAATAAcctaattattttgttttgagaTACAAAATGACAGAAGTAAATGTATATAATTGTTACACTCAGAAAATTAAAGGAAAATGTCTACTCACTGTTCTTAATAGAAGTGTATTTTTCTTCTCTGTTTTAGTATAACACATTTCATTGACAGATAGCTGAGACATGTACTTGTTTtatgaaagtaaaaaaaatataatcaaACAGTTTCAATATTAGAttagattttttaaataaacaataaatgaaCTTTCTGTTGAATGAAGCTACCTTCATGAATGAAGTATAGTCAGCAGTCTAGTAACATGAAAAAACTTATACTCTGAGGTTGCAGTTTAactttgttaaaaattatttgaagaGTCAAAAACTCTTTCAGCAGTTGACAACTCTTTTAACCATTAAAgtaatacatttatattttaactaatgTATGTATAATCTCGCAACGGtttgaaaaaaatctatt
Above is a genomic segment from Watersipora subatra chromosome 6, tzWatSuba1.1, whole genome shotgun sequence containing:
- the LOC137398414 gene encoding uncharacterized protein; this encodes MVIMELLQICNQKSSRKVNLGAYKKEPEGALAEVSNETAAVSVIDCIIQCVSVLEDNCYSFDFDKRTRVCKMSQLPAVENNGTSSCSSSVYSDIDECQEDNEVCGEALCVNTRGSFFCHCGNLSLTSMVELVQTFRSDVTASISSQYYGDYEYGPHIAVDGNKGISWDNLAVSLIEHSPWIQLDFTIAHCIHSVKIYDQAMNDESDDYLANVRVTIGETESDLTEEGDNYLCAYNEGQPPGDEFTMNCTRRLYGRFVRVTAVSIGTRLIMRELEVFGW